A genomic stretch from Penaeus vannamei isolate JL-2024 chromosome 6, ASM4276789v1, whole genome shotgun sequence includes:
- the LOC113805726 gene encoding collagen alpha-2(I) chain translates to MNLWKPAARKSKKVSSGASEEAAWAGLPDVVADLSLAAPPGPPAPPTMLGARDHHYVDMGEARARRRDARPPPPPVTPQGLGAAPAMGAGTNGGGGWRHTPSHPWPSPPPVEATGAGMGGSGMGVCGGSSGVSDAEGARVRSISSDGRGPPGAAGDRRVRCSSATRSRQHRARPPPADRPPGGASVPSPAALPPAGGGHGGQQSYGSSVASAQPGAGVGAVGGVLARLAGCHEGLEGREPEGGAYGYQVRDLEALLTRASPARPANLPMVLASATRLHNMRRTAEPRPHNQPPVRPFLPLGIIVNAVFKTRDWLYVRTAHGAEGYVPYRVCLPLGILPPPREGGAVPSGTADVPGVGVWENRTDMFQGAMSQLSAAPAVASGAMGGVSAEGGGGQTRGRSRGRRRAPCVDSSNQTDTQKLQPGARSASESRAPRETLDSPPAADHVLV, encoded by the exons ATGAACCTTTGGAAGCCGGCCGCCCGCAAGTCAAAAAAA GTCAGCAGCGGCGCGAGCGAAGAGGCCGCGTGGGCGGGGCTGCCTGACGTGGTGGCTGACCTCTCGTTGGCCGCGCCCCCTGGCCCCCCTGCGCCACCCACCATGCTGGGCGCCCGCGACCATCACTACGTCGACATGGGCGAGGCTCGCGCCCGGCGCCGGGacgcccgcccccctcctccgcccgtgACGCCGCAGGGCCTGGGCGCCGCGCCCGCGATGGGAGCGGGCACGAACGGCGGCGGCGGGTGGCGGCACACGCCCTCGCACCCCTGGCCGTCGCCCCCGCCCGTCGAGGCCACTGGGGCCGGCATGGGTGGCTCCGGCATGGGCGTGTGTGGCGGCTCGTCGGGCGTCTCGGACGCCGAGGGCGCGCGCGTCAGGAGCATCTCGAGCGACGGCCGCGGCCCGCCCGGCGCCGCAGGCGACCGCCGCGTCCGCTGCTCGTCCGCCACGCGCTCGCGCCAGCACCGCGCGCGCCCCCCGCCCGCCGACCGCCCCCCCGGCGGCGCCAGCGTGCCCTCGCCTGCGGCCCTTCCTCCTGCGGGCGGCGGCCACGGCGGACAGCAGTCGTACGGCTCCAGCGTCGCCTCCGCCCAGCCCGGAGCCGGCGTGGGCGCGGTGGGCGGCGTGCTGGCCCGTCTCGCCGGCTGCCACGAGGGCCTGGAGGGGCGCGAGCCCGAGGGCGGCGCCTACGGGTACCAGGTGCGCGATCTCGAGGCTCTCCTGACGCGGGCGTCGCCGGCGCGCCCTGCCAACCTGCCCATGGTCCTGGCGTCGGCGACGCGCCTGCACAACATGCGGCGCACGGCCGAGCCGCGCCCGCACAACCAGCCGCCCGTGCGCCCCTTCCTCCCGCTCGGCATCATCGTCAACGCAGTGTTCAAGACGCGCGACTGGCTGTACGTGCGGACGGCGCACGGTGCGGAGGGCTACGTGCCCTACCGGGTGTGTCTGCCGCTGGGCATCCTGCCGCCCCCGCGCGAGGGCGGCGCGGTGCCATCGGGGACGGCCGACGTGCCcggcgtgggcgtgtgggagaACCGGACGGACATGTTTCAGGGTGCGATGAGCCAGTTATCGGCGGCGCCCGCGGTGGCGAGCGGCGCGATGGGCGGCGTGAGTGCAGAGGGCGGCGGCGGGCAAACGCGCGGGCGGTCCCGCGGCCGCCGACGCGCGCCCTGCGTGGACTCGTCCAACCAGACGGACACCCAGAAGCTGCAGCCGGGCGCCCGCAGCGCGTCCGAGTCGCGGGCGCCGCGCGAGACGCTCGACTCGCCGCCCGCCGCCGACCACGTGCTCGTGTGA